In a genomic window of Niallia taxi:
- a CDS encoding ABC transporter substrate-binding protein — protein sequence MKKRRLSLILSAFLAIGTLLSACSKESATQSDNGSGNQPYEIKWYTLGTPQKDTEKVFEEVNKYTKEKINATVKMTQIDWGDWDQKFQVMINSGEEFDIIFTFGNNYVQNAQKGAFLAIDDLLEKEGKALKDIINPVLLEGNMVDGKLYGIPANKEVAKQNVYTFNKRLVDKYKFDLSKVKTLQDLEPMLKIMKENESAITPIATFMAPVRYDIVFNGEMPFAFPFEGKTDKVINHFETDDAMKQFKTMHEYYKAGYLKEDAAVSKENWPMDVENWFVRMGYYQPYAELLWSREAEYEVVSIPAEPAAIVNDSVSGSIQAISATSKNPQKAMEFLTLLNTDPYLRNLIDKGIEGTHYTKNEDGTIEDLPARIEGYNIPSYTLGNNYILDLYKGDPKDKWDKFVEFNDSAVRGPSLGFKFTSDPVRSELAAITNITKEFYPAIATGSVDPEEYLPKFNKKLKEAGVDKVLTEIQKQFDEWKSTQK from the coding sequence GTGAAGAAAAGAAGATTAAGTCTTATTTTATCAGCGTTTTTGGCAATCGGAACCCTTTTGTCTGCATGCAGTAAAGAAAGCGCTACACAGAGTGACAACGGTAGCGGAAACCAACCATATGAAATTAAATGGTACACACTTGGAACACCACAAAAAGATACAGAAAAGGTTTTCGAAGAGGTTAACAAGTATACGAAGGAAAAAATAAATGCCACAGTCAAAATGACACAAATTGATTGGGGAGACTGGGACCAAAAATTTCAAGTAATGATTAATTCTGGTGAAGAATTTGATATAATTTTTACATTTGGTAATAATTATGTTCAAAATGCTCAAAAAGGTGCATTCTTAGCTATTGATGATTTGTTAGAAAAGGAAGGGAAGGCCCTTAAAGACATAATTAATCCTGTCCTTCTGGAAGGGAATATGGTGGACGGAAAACTATATGGTATTCCTGCTAATAAGGAGGTTGCTAAACAAAATGTTTATACGTTTAACAAACGCCTTGTGGACAAATATAAGTTTGATCTTTCCAAAGTTAAAACATTGCAGGATCTTGAACCAATGCTGAAAATAATGAAAGAAAATGAATCTGCCATTACACCAATAGCAACATTTATGGCACCAGTGCGCTATGACATTGTGTTTAATGGTGAAATGCCTTTTGCCTTCCCATTTGAAGGAAAAACAGACAAAGTTATTAATCATTTTGAAACAGATGATGCAATGAAGCAATTTAAAACAATGCATGAGTACTATAAAGCCGGCTATTTAAAGGAAGATGCAGCAGTAAGCAAAGAAAATTGGCCAATGGATGTCGAAAACTGGTTTGTTCGTATGGGCTATTACCAGCCTTATGCCGAGTTATTATGGTCACGTGAAGCAGAGTATGAAGTAGTGTCCATTCCTGCCGAACCAGCAGCGATTGTCAATGATTCTGTATCTGGTTCGATTCAGGCAATTTCTGCAACATCAAAAAATCCGCAGAAAGCAATGGAGTTTTTAACACTGCTTAACACAGATCCGTATCTTCGGAACCTTATTGATAAAGGTATCGAAGGAACACACTACACAAAAAATGAAGACGGTACCATTGAAGACTTGCCTGCACGTATTGAAGGCTATAACATCCCGTCCTACACTTTGGGAAACAACTATATACTGGATTTATATAAAGGTGATCCAAAGGATAAATGGGATAAATTTGTGGAATTTAATGATTCTGCAGTAAGAGGACCGTCACTTGGCTTCAAATTTACCAGTGATCCTGTACGCTCGGAGCTTGCCGCAATTACAAATATTACAAAAGAATTTTACCCAGCCATTGCAACAGGTTCTGTAGACCCTGAAGAATACTTGCCGAAATTTAATAAAAAATTAAAAGAAGCAGGAGTAGACAAGGTGTTAACAGAAATTCAGAAGCAATTTGATGAGTGGAAAAGCACTCAGAAATAA